A part of Fusarium graminearum PH-1 chromosome 3, whole genome shotgun sequence genomic DNA contains:
- a CDS encoding SIK1 protein, with protein sequence MSHIDYALYESPVGYAIFKVVHQQDAVGLKLKETQAATNDLAKFGKMVQLTNFSPFRGHVEALENINLVTEGIVSDYLKSVLELNLPQTSGKKTKVVLGVSEKNLAGAIKAQFPGLECETADTSDIVGDVIRGIRLHADKLLGGLKYGDVEKAGLGMGHAYSRAKVKFSVTRNDNHIIQASATIDFQDKGVNQFYMRVREWYGWHFPELVKIVSDNYTYCKLVLAIGDKKSLNDDKLHDIAALVEEDGEKAQAIIDAAKVSMGLDIAEADFEVINSFAEAVVKQADNRKSTNLYLEKKMGDIAPNLQTLIGTPVAARLISHAGSLTNLSKYPASTLQILGAEKALFRALKTKSNTPKYGLIYHSSFIGKAGVRNKGRISRYLANKCSMASRIDNFSEEPSTRFGEALKQQVEDRLEFYATGKKPAKNADVMKDVMDIMDGGDDAGSDEEMVDAPVVEKKSKKEKKEKKEKKDKKEKKRKLDEEAPVEKEADGEKKKKKKRKSKAADDE encoded by the exons ATGTCGCACATCGACTACGCCCTTTACGAGAGCCCCGTGGGCTATGCCATCTTCAAGGTGGTGCATCAGCAGGATGCGGTCggattgaagttgaaggagacTCAGGCCGCCACCAACGATCTCGCAAAGTTCGGCAAGATGGTCCAGCTGACCAACTTCAGCCCTTTCAG GGGCCACGTCGAGGCTCTCGAgaacatcaacctcgtcacTGAGGGTATCGTCTCTGACTACCTCAAGTCTGTCCTCGAACTCAACCTTCCCCAGACGAgcggcaagaagaccaaggttGTCCTCGGTGTTTCCGAGAAGAACCTGGCTGGTGCGATCAAAGCTCAGTTCCCCGGCCTCGAGTGCGAGACCGCCGATACCTCTGACATTGTCGGCGACGTGATTCGCGGTATCCGACTGCACGCcgacaagcttctcggcGGACTCAAGTAcggcgatgttgagaaggCCGGTCTGGGTATGGGTCACGCCTACTCCCGCGCCAAGGTAAAGTTCAGCGTCACCCGCAACGACAACCACATCATCCAGGCCAGCGCGACCATCGACTTCCAGGACAAGGGTGTCAACCAGTTCTACATGCGCGTTCGCGAGTGGTACGGATGGCACTTCCCTGAGCTCGTCAAGATTGTCTCCGACAACTACACCTACTGCAAGCTCGTCCTCGCCattggcgacaagaagagcttgaaCGACGACAAGCTCCACGACATTGCtgctcttgtcgaggaggacgGTGAGAAGGCCCAGGCCATCATCGACGCCGCCAAGGTCTCTATGGGTCTCGACATCGCCGAGGCTGATTTCGAGgtcatcaacagcttcgcCGAGGCCGTCGTCAAGCAGGCCGACAACCGCAAGTCCACCAACCTCTACCTTGAAAAAAAGATGGGCGACATCGCCCCCAACCTGCAGACCCTCATCGGCACTCCTGTCGCTGCCCGCCTCATCTCCCACGCTGGTTCTCTGACCAACCTCTCCAAGTACCCTGCCTCTACTCTCCAGATTCTCGGTGCTGAGAAGGCTCTCTTCCGtgctctcaagaccaagagcaacACCCCTAAGTACGGTCTCATCTACCACAGCAGCTTCATTGGCAAGGCCGGTGTCCGCAACAAGGGTCGCATTTCTCGATACCTTGCCAACAAGTGCAGTATGGCCAGTCGTATCGACAACTTCTCCGAGGAGCCCTCCACCCGATTCGGTGAGGCTCTCAAGCAGCAGGTTGAGGACCGATTAGAGTTCTACGCTACTGGCAAGAAGCCCGCCAAGAACGCTGACGTTATG AAGGATGTCATGGACATCATGGACGGTGGTGACGATGCTGGCTctgacgaggagatggtCGACGCTCccgttgttgagaagaagtccaagaaggagaagaaggaaaagaaagagaagaaggacaagaaggagaagaagcgcaagctAGATGAGGAGGCCCCcgttgagaaggaggccgacggtgagaagaaaaagaagaagaagagaaagtcCAAGGCTGCGGATGACGAGTAG
- a CDS encoding glucose N-acetyltransferase 1, producing MFMSENDTSRDIELLVKARDEYNVKLVPITVQHKDNADATWADSFTKLLAFNQTQYSRVLSIDSDAMILQNMDELFLLPPAPVAMPRAYWMLPDADMLSSQVILIQPSKTEFSRVQARIDSASKNDYDMEIVNDLYGHSALVLPHRPYDMITGEYREENHTKYLGSDAETWDPVAAYNEAKLIHFSDWPIPKPWIPTPDDLQLEIQPPYFKLKRKEVCDRYIYLVAEMQTFTLKS from the exons ATGTTCATGTCAGAGAATGATACGTCTCGCGATATTGAATTGCTTGTTAAAGCCCGGGATGAATACAACGTCAAGCTTGTTCCCATCACGGTTCAGCACAAGGACAATGCAGACG CTACATGGGCTGATTCATtcaccaagcttcttgctTTCAATCAGACACAATACAGTCGCGTCCTGTCCATCGACTCAGACGCAATGATCCTTCAAAATATGGACGAACTATTCCTTTTACCGCCAGCTCCAGTAGCGATGCCTCGCGCATACTGGATGCTCCCAGATGCAGATATGCTCTCCTCACAGGTTATTCTCATCCAACCTTCCAAGACAGAGTTCTCTCGCGTCCAGGCCAGAATAGATTCAGCATCTAAAAACGATTATGATATGGAGATCGTCAACGATCTCTACGGTCATAGTGCACTCGTTCTTCCACACCGTCCGTACGATATGATCACCGGGGAATACCGGGAGGAGAATCATACGAAATATCTCGGTTCTGATGCTGAAACTTGGGACCCCGTCGCTGCTTACAATGAGGCCAAGCTTATTCACTTCTCCGACTGGCCGATCCCAAAGCCATGGATACCAACGCCCGACGACCTTCAGCTTGAGATACAGCCCCCTT ACTTTAAGCTGAAGCGCAAG GAGGTTTGTG ACAGGTACATCTACTTGGTAGCAGAGATGCAAACCTTCACTCTaaagtcttag
- a CDS encoding homoaconitase — protein MVALRRAVALNAVAIARLQTRALTARTRSLALASSQYRAYKTSSRQHAFHSQLENTPTPSAFQYQKPPTVENPQTLVEKIAQQYAVGLAPGKKIKAGDYIALAPHHCMSHDNTWPIAKKFLDIGASKIHNNRQVVFTLDHDVQNKSEANLKKYSLIHEFAEKHGVIHYPAGRGIGHQIMVEEGYAWPGTVSVASDSHSNMYGGIGCLGTAVVRTDAASIWATGQTWWQVPPVAKVTFTGILPPGVTGKDVIIALCGLFRDDQVLNHAVEFAGGESLPIDDRLTISNMTTEWGALAGVFPVDEMLISWYRGKATTNAMFGGSSKDRINHKRVDELEQNRLEADPNAKYAKELYLNLSTLSPIVAGPNSVKIATPLKNLEAEDIPVNKAYLVSCTNSRASDIAAAARVFREAAKENKDVKIAPGVNFYIAAASLPEQEIAEEAGDWQVLRDAGAQVLPAGCGPCIGLGTGLLEPGEVGISASNRNFKGRMGSTSAKAYLASPEIVAASALKGKIAGPGWYQKPEGVEKVIIGEGSGDYVADKALSIEDALDKLINEADALIAAAETSEGAKEQAASPTAAEGEESLTEILPGFPEKVEGEIVFCDSDNINTDGIYPGKYTYQDNVSVEKMAEVCMENYDTEFGKFAKAGDILVTGFNFGCGSSREQAATALLAKKIPLVVSGSFGNIFSRNSINNALMGVEVPRLVERLRETYKNDTEKPLTRRTGWKLVWDVRRSKVIVTEKDGSSWEQKVGELPANVQEIIARGGLEKWVKAKIDA, from the exons ATGGTTGCTCTT AGGAGAGCTGTCGCTCTCAATGCTGTCGCTATCGCACGGCTACAAACCCGAGCATTGACTGCCCGCACTCGATCCCTCGCCCTCGCCTCCTCCCAGTACCGTGCCTACAAGACGAGTTCTCGACAACATGCTTTCCACTCCCAGCTCGAGAACACTCCCACTCCTTCTGCTTTCCAGTACCAGAAGCCCCCTACCGTCGAGAACCCCCAAActctggttgagaagatcgcgCAACAGTACGCTGTAGGACTTGCCCCaggaaagaagatcaaagcGGGAGACTATATCGCACTCGCTCCCCACCATTGTATGAGCCACGACAACACATGGCCCATCGCAAAGAAGTTCCTCGACATTGGCGCTTCCAAGATTCACAACAACCGCCAAGTGG TATTCACACTGGACCACGACGTCCAAAACAAATCCGAAGCCAACCTCAAGAAATACTCTCTTATCCACGAATTCGCCGAGAAGCATGGAGTCATACACTATCCCGCCGGTCGGGGTATCGGTCACCAAATCATGGTTGAGGAAG GATATGCCTGGCCTGGAACTGTCTCTGTCGCAAGTGACAGCCACAGCAACATGTACGGTGGAATTGGCTGTCTAGGAACTGCCGTCGTTCGCACAGACGCCGCTTCCATCTGGGCTACTGGTCAAACCTGGTGGCAAGTTCCTCCCGTCGCCAAGGTCACTTTCACTGGAATTCTCCCCCCTGGTGTCACCGGAAAGGATGTTATTATTGCCCTCTGCGGTCTTTTCCGAGACGACCAAGTGCTGAACCACGCCGTCGAGTTTGCTGGCGGTGAAAGCCTCCCTATTGACGACCGCCTGACTATCAGCAACATGACTACTGAATGGGGTGCTCTCGCCGGTGTCTTCCCTGTCGACGAGATGCTCATCTCCTGGTACCGAGGCAAGgccaccaccaacgccaTGTTCGGTGGTTCCTCCAAGGACCGTATCAACCACAAGCGCGTCGACGAGTTGGAGCAGAACAGACTGGAGGCTGATCCCAACGCCAAGTACGCCAAGGAGCTCTACCTCAACCTGTCTACACTTTCTCCCATTGTCGCTGGTCCCAACTCTGTCAAGATCGCCACGCCCCTGAAGAacctcgaggctgaggataTCCCCGTCAACAAGGCCTACCTCGTTTCTTGCACCAACTCTCGAGCTTCTGATATCGCCGCCGCTGCCCGTGTCTTCCGCGAGGccgccaaggagaacaaggacgTCAAGATCGCTCCTGGTGTCAACTTCTACATTGCTGCGGCTTCGCTTCCTGAACAGGAGATTGCTGAAGAGGCTGGTGACTGGCAAGTCCTGCGTGACGCTGGTGCGCAGGTACTACCAGCAGGCTGTGGACCTTGTATCGGACTG GGCACAGGTCTTCTTGAGCCTGGTGAGGTCGGCATCAGCGCCAGTAACCGTAACTTCAAG GGACGCATGGGTTCCACCTCTGCCAAGGCTTACCTTGCCAGTCCTGAGATCGTCGCTGCCAGTGCGCTCAAGGGTAAGATTGCTGGCCCTGGCTGGTACCAGAAGCCTGAGGGTGTCGAGAAGGTCATCATTGGCGAGGGTAGCGGCGACTATGTCGCCGACAAGGCTCTGTCAATCGAGGATGCTCTGgacaagctcatcaacgagGCCGATGCCttgattgctgctgctgagacCTCAGAGGGTGCCAAGGAGCAGGCTGCTAGCCCTACTGCTGCTGAGGGAGAGGAGTCTCTGACCGAGATCCTCCCCGGTTTCCCTGAGAAGGTTGAGGGCGAGATCGTCTTCTGCGATagcgacaacatcaacactgaTGGCATCTACCCGG GCAAGTACACTTACCAAGACAACGTCtcagtggagaagatggccgaAGTATGCATGGAGAACTACGACACAGAGTTCGGCAAGTtcgccaaggctggcgaCATCCTCGTCACAGGTTTCAACTTTGGCTGCGGTAGCTCCAGAGAGCAAGCTGCCACGGCCCTCCTAGCCAAGAAGATTCCCCTCGTTGTCTCTGGCAGCTTCggcaacatcttcagccGCAACAGTATCAACAACGCCCTCATGGGCGTCGAAGTTCCCCGCCTCGTCGAGCGTCTCCGCGAGACATACAAGAACGACACCGAGAAGCCTTTGACCCGTCGTACTGGTTGGAAGCTTGTCTGGGATGTTCGTCGCTCCAAGGTTATTGTCACGGAGAAGGATGGCTCATCTTGGGAGCAAAAGGTTGGCGAGTTACCTGCCAACGTGCAGGAGATTATTGCTCGTGGCGGTCTCGAAAAGTGGGTTAAGGCTAAGATTGATGCTTAA